One segment of Arcanobacterium haemolyticum DSM 20595 DNA contains the following:
- the infA gene encoding translation initiation factor IF-1 — translation MAKKEGVIEIEGVVVEALPNAMFRVELDNGHVVLGHISGKMRQHYIKILPEDRVVVELTPYDLTRGRIVYRHK, via the coding sequence ATGGCGAAAAAAGAAGGCGTCATTGAAATTGAAGGTGTTGTCGTTGAAGCACTGCCAAATGCAATGTTTCGCGTCGAACTAGATAACGGGCACGTAGTGCTCGGGCACATCTCAGGGAAGATGCGTCAGCACTACATCAAGATCCTTCCAGAGGACCGCGTCGTCGTTGAGCTTACGCCCTACGATCTGACGCGTGGTCGTATCGTATACCGCCACAAGTAA
- a CDS encoding tRNA pseudouridine synthase A, translating to MTSTLAQNLRVRLDLGYDGNHFHGWAAQPGLRTVQDELEKALSVVFREPVVLTVAGRTDAGVHARHQVAHCDVSRAAWDALPGRSSRTPGESLVLRLNSLLARSAGGVVAGAPRGYSDVVVHSALEVPADFDARFSALWRAYTYRIADSVAEWDPQRHDVLWLSDRLDLDAMNRASVALLGEHDFLSYCKPREGASTIRTLLDLGFERVEGIVVGRAKADAFCHSQVRTLMGTLIEVGRGAREERWPLLRLEECSRDGQVVVAPPHPLTLEEIGYPGAAEFGAQARLARRYRG from the coding sequence ATGACTTCGACGCTAGCGCAAAATCTCCGCGTCCGCCTAGATTTAGGGTACGACGGTAATCACTTTCACGGTTGGGCGGCTCAGCCTGGCCTTCGTACGGTTCAGGATGAGTTGGAAAAGGCTTTATCGGTGGTTTTCCGTGAGCCGGTTGTTTTGACTGTTGCAGGGCGTACTGATGCTGGGGTTCATGCGCGGCATCAGGTGGCTCATTGTGATGTGTCACGGGCTGCGTGGGATGCGCTTCCGGGGCGTTCGTCGCGTACACCAGGGGAGTCGTTGGTGTTGCGTTTGAATTCGTTGTTGGCGCGTTCGGCGGGCGGCGTGGTTGCAGGTGCGCCACGTGGGTATTCGGATGTGGTGGTTCATTCTGCGCTGGAGGTTCCGGCTGATTTTGATGCTCGGTTTTCTGCGTTGTGGCGTGCATACACGTATCGGATTGCTGATTCGGTGGCGGAGTGGGATCCGCAGCGTCACGATGTGTTGTGGCTGAGTGACCGGTTGGATCTGGATGCGATGAATCGTGCGTCAGTTGCGTTGTTGGGTGAGCATGATTTTTTGTCGTACTGTAAGCCGCGTGAGGGTGCGTCTACAATTCGGACGTTGCTGGATTTGGGTTTTGAGCGTGTGGAGGGCATTGTGGTTGGGCGTGCGAAGGCGGATGCGTTTTGTCATTCTCAGGTGCGTACGTTGATGGGTACGTTGATTGAGGTGGGGCGCGGTGCCCGCGAGGAGCGGTGGCCGTTGCTTCGTTTGGAGGAGTGTTCGCGGGATGGTCAGGTTGTGGTGGCGCCGCCGCATCCGTTGACCCTTGAAGAGATTGGGTATCCTGGCGCGGCTGAGTTTGGGGCGCAGGCTCGGTTGGCGCGTCGTTATCGGGGGTGA
- the rpsI gene encoding 30S ribosomal protein S9 — protein MAETTETVELEETPSSYTSETEAPKTGQGASLTAPGAGLGRRKEAVARVRLVPGTGTWKINGRTLEDYFPNKLHQQLVNSPFVLLDIEGRFDVVARINGGGTSGQAGALRLGVSRALNEIDRDANRPALKKAGFLARDARAVERKKAGLKKARKASQFSKR, from the coding sequence GTGGCTGAGACCACCGAAACCGTAGAGCTTGAGGAAACCCCGAGCTCATACACCTCTGAGACCGAGGCTCCCAAGACCGGCCAGGGCGCATCCCTGACCGCACCAGGCGCTGGCCTGGGTCGTCGTAAGGAAGCAGTTGCTCGTGTCCGTCTCGTCCCAGGTACCGGCACGTGGAAGATCAACGGCCGTACCCTTGAGGACTACTTCCCAAACAAGTTGCACCAGCAGCTCGTTAACTCCCCATTCGTTTTGCTTGACATCGAAGGTCGTTTCGATGTTGTTGCGCGCATCAACGGTGGCGGCACCTCCGGCCAGGCCGGCGCCCTTCGCCTTGGTGTTTCCCGTGCACTGAACGAAATTGACCGTGACGCTAACCGTCCGGCATTGAAGAAGGCAGGCTTCCTCGCCCGCGACGCTCGTGCAGTCGAGCGCAAGAAGGCTGGTTTGAAGAAGGCTCGTAAGGCTTCGCAGTTCTCCAAGCGCTGA
- a CDS encoding TetR/AcrR family transcriptional regulator encodes MTEPTGHSTGRPRNPDIDRRLLQATLDAYGEYGWHTLTLTHIAKRAEVGKSALYSRWSTKAAIVSDAFRHVIDVPGPTGDTLEEILYNEASFRLHAYLGPNSTALRRLLFEAATIHEPEIFTLYQSIFREPIHALTARLWDFKNNGELPAHVSCTRIMDALEGSILMRTFFIAADQKSCFISAPETYLDTLVEEQIQNVKIHLL; translated from the coding sequence ATGACTGAACCAACGGGCCATTCCACTGGTCGCCCTCGCAATCCCGATATTGATCGACGTCTTTTGCAAGCCACTCTTGACGCTTACGGCGAGTACGGTTGGCACACATTGACGTTGACACATATCGCTAAACGAGCCGAAGTTGGGAAATCGGCGCTTTACAGCCGATGGAGCACGAAAGCCGCTATCGTGAGCGACGCTTTTCGTCACGTTATTGACGTCCCGGGGCCCACAGGCGATACGTTGGAAGAAATTTTGTACAACGAAGCGTCGTTCCGCCTTCACGCATACCTTGGCCCTAATTCGACCGCGCTTCGCCGCTTGCTTTTCGAAGCAGCAACAATTCACGAACCGGAGATCTTTACGCTCTACCAGTCCATTTTCAGGGAACCAATTCACGCTTTGACTGCTCGCTTGTGGGATTTCAAAAACAACGGGGAACTCCCTGCACACGTTTCTTGCACTCGTATCATGGATGCTTTGGAAGGATCCATCTTGATGCGAACGTTTTTCATCGCTGCCGACCAAAAATCGTGTTTTATTTCGGCACCGGAAACGTATCTGGATACATTGGTCGAGGAACAGATCCAGAATGTGAAAATCCATTTGCTTTAA
- the rpsK gene encoding 30S ribosomal protein S11, translated as MPPKTQRRSRRTVRKNVVNGQAHIKSTFNNTIVSITDPNGEVIAQTSSGMVGFKGSRKSTPYAAQLAAENAARRAMEAGMKKVDVFVKGPGSGRETAIRSLTASGLEVTSISDVTPQAHNGCRPPKRRRV; from the coding sequence ATGCCACCAAAGACTCAGCGCCGTTCGCGCCGTACTGTGCGCAAGAACGTAGTAAACGGCCAGGCACACATCAAGTCCACGTTCAACAACACCATCGTGTCTATCACCGATCCTAACGGTGAAGTCATTGCTCAGACCTCGTCTGGCATGGTTGGTTTCAAGGGTTCACGTAAGTCCACTCCATACGCTGCTCAGCTTGCCGCAGAAAACGCTGCTCGCCGTGCAATGGAAGCTGGCATGAAGAAGGTTGACGTTTTCGTTAAGGGCCCAGGTTCTGGCCGCGAAACCGCTATCCGTTCCCTCACCGCATCCGGCCTCGAAGTGACCTCGATTTCCGACGTCACCCCACAGGCACACAACGGTTGCCGTCCACCCAAGCGCCGTCGCGTTTGA
- a CDS encoding ferredoxin family protein, whose translation MARYIPGTVTERLAGNVYEVDEGNSHIEVNQKMAQATNGGRLLARICPAHVYTEEPDGTVSVEYAACLECGTCLAIAPEGLLRWHYPNSSMGVMFREG comes from the coding sequence ATGGCACGTTATATACCAGGAACAGTAACAGAGCGCCTTGCCGGCAATGTGTATGAAGTTGACGAGGGCAATTCACATATTGAAGTGAACCAGAAGATGGCGCAAGCTACTAACGGAGGCCGTCTTTTAGCGCGAATTTGCCCAGCTCATGTTTATACAGAAGAACCTGATGGGACCGTCTCTGTTGAATACGCCGCTTGTTTAGAATGCGGAACATGCCTAGCAATTGCTCCAGAAGGGCTATTGAGATGGCATTACCCGAATTCTTCTATGGGGGTTATGTTCCGAGAAGGATAA
- a CDS encoding ROK family protein has translation MTAGSHKHAPDPNSKLNTLSLDFGGSRVKSAVLDPDGTQLGTHIVDFVGYPFTPDALIATVNTHTNAHSIPFQRITIGMPGIIRNGRVIHTPHYIRTTGPGGTVDPELVSAWTGADVKGLVETTTRLPALVVNDAIVTAAGVITGNGSELVLTFGTGLGVAFAVDGTLTEHIEVSHAPSPLGGTFDDTVGAINVSGADPALWSENILRVIDSLWPMYRWDQLYVGGGNAFKLTAPVRARLADAGVKFLDYEAGARGGAAAWEHVK, from the coding sequence ATGACTGCAGGATCCCACAAACACGCACCCGATCCAAACTCGAAACTGAACACACTCAGCCTCGACTTTGGCGGATCGCGCGTCAAATCAGCCGTATTAGACCCAGACGGCACACAACTCGGCACACACATCGTGGACTTCGTCGGATACCCATTCACGCCCGACGCCCTCATCGCCACCGTCAACACCCACACCAACGCCCACTCGATCCCATTCCAGCGCATCACAATCGGCATGCCAGGGATCATCCGCAACGGGCGTGTAATCCACACACCGCACTACATCCGCACAACCGGGCCAGGCGGAACCGTGGATCCGGAGCTCGTTTCGGCATGGACCGGGGCTGACGTTAAAGGACTAGTGGAGACGACGACGCGGCTGCCCGCACTCGTTGTCAACGATGCGATCGTGACTGCGGCCGGCGTTATTACCGGGAACGGAAGCGAACTCGTGCTCACATTCGGGACCGGACTGGGCGTGGCCTTCGCCGTGGACGGGACGCTGACTGAACACATCGAAGTGTCACACGCTCCGAGCCCACTGGGTGGTACGTTCGACGACACCGTGGGTGCAATCAACGTTTCCGGGGCAGATCCTGCCCTGTGGTCCGAAAATATTTTGCGTGTAATCGACTCCCTGTGGCCCATGTACCGCTGGGATCAGCTCTACGTTGGCGGAGGGAACGCCTTTAAGCTCACTGCGCCTGTGCGGGCGCGACTGGCCGATGCCGGCGTCAAATTCCTTGACTACGAAGCGGGGGCGCGCGGCGGAGCTGCCGCCTGGGAGCACGTGAAGTAA
- the rpsM gene encoding 30S ribosomal protein S13 → MARLSGVDLPREKRVEIALTYIFGIGLTRAQESLAATGVNPDTRVKDLTEDDLVKLKNHIDENYKVEGDLRREIQADIRRKIEIGCYQGLRHRRGLPVHGQRTKTNARTRKGPKRTVAGKKKAK, encoded by the coding sequence ATGGCACGTCTATCTGGTGTGGATCTCCCTCGCGAAAAGCGAGTTGAGATCGCACTTACTTACATTTTCGGCATTGGTCTAACCCGCGCCCAGGAGTCCCTCGCCGCTACCGGCGTTAACCCGGACACCCGCGTCAAGGATTTGACTGAAGATGATCTCGTCAAGCTGAAGAACCACATCGACGAAAACTACAAGGTCGAAGGTGATCTCCGCCGTGAGATCCAAGCTGACATTCGTCGCAAGATTGAAATTGGTTGCTACCAGGGTCTCCGTCACCGTCGCGGTCTCCCGGTTCACGGCCAGCGTACCAAGACGAACGCACGTACCCGTAAGGGGCCAAAGCGTACCGTTGCAGGTAAGAAGAAGGCCAAGTAA
- a CDS encoding MBL fold metallo-hydrolase, producing the protein MVTIERYIVGAWEANCYLLTSQDETLVIDPGAQPGLLLPILKNHNVKAIVATHGHSDHIGAINEIRSEYLCPVFIGKDDAEMARNPIYSGFADEGSSYRVTDCEFVTEGSLITVGEEVLSVIETPGHTPGSLCLFNQKNALLFTGDTLFRNGIGSTAFVLGDTPALIASLGRLGELPGNTTVLPGHGESTTIGEEKIHNIYLNGSTWHV; encoded by the coding sequence ATGGTAACGATCGAACGGTACATAGTCGGAGCCTGGGAAGCGAATTGTTATCTTCTGACCTCGCAGGACGAAACTCTCGTTATTGATCCAGGTGCGCAACCGGGACTTTTATTGCCAATACTGAAAAACCATAACGTTAAAGCAATCGTTGCCACACATGGACACAGCGACCATATTGGAGCGATAAACGAGATACGTTCCGAGTATCTGTGCCCAGTATTTATTGGAAAAGACGATGCAGAAATGGCTAGAAATCCTATCTACTCAGGATTTGCTGATGAAGGATCGTCGTACAGAGTAACTGATTGCGAATTCGTGACTGAAGGAAGTCTTATCACGGTTGGTGAAGAAGTACTGAGCGTCATCGAAACTCCAGGGCATACGCCAGGATCTCTATGCCTCTTTAATCAGAAAAATGCCCTCCTCTTTACTGGAGATACGCTATTCCGGAATGGAATCGGATCTACTGCATTTGTACTGGGAGACACTCCGGCCCTGATCGCAAGTTTAGGGAGACTCGGTGAACTCCCTGGTAACACGACAGTGCTACCAGGGCACGGAGAATCGACAACGATTGGAGAAGAGAAAATCCACAATATCTATCTGAACGGAAGCACATGGCACGTTTAA
- the rplQ gene encoding 50S ribosomal protein L17, with protein MPRPAKGPRLGGSPANERLILANLCKSLIHNESIVTTEAKAKRVRPHIEKLITKAKKGDTHNRRLALKVLGSRETAYILFEELAPKFANREGGYTRIVKLPNRKGDNAPMAEISLVLEPVSPKQAVVKEAEKVAEKAADEAPVEETVEEVAVEEAEVVEEATEEK; from the coding sequence ATGCCACGTCCCGCTAAGGGTCCACGTTTGGGCGGCAGCCCAGCTAATGAGCGTCTCATCCTTGCTAACCTCTGCAAGTCGCTCATTCACAACGAATCGATCGTGACAACCGAGGCTAAGGCCAAGCGCGTTCGTCCACACATCGAAAAGCTCATCACGAAGGCTAAGAAGGGCGACACCCACAACCGTCGTCTCGCACTCAAGGTGCTCGGCTCCCGTGAAACTGCATACATCCTGTTCGAAGAGCTCGCTCCAAAGTTTGCGAACCGCGAAGGCGGCTACACCCGCATCGTGAAGCTTCCAAACCGTAAGGGTGACAACGCTCCTATGGCCGAGATTTCGCTCGTTCTTGAGCCAGTCTCCCCAAAGCAGGCTGTGGTGAAGGAAGCTGAAAAGGTTGCAGAAAAGGCTGCTGACGAAGCTCCGGTTGAAGAAACCGTTGAAGAAGTTGCAGTTGAGGAAGCTGAAGTAGTAGAAGAAGCTACCGAAGAAAAGTGA
- the rplM gene encoding 50S ribosomal protein L13 gives MRTYSPKPGDVEKKWYVIDATDVVLGRLASQVAILLRGKHKPNFAPHADTGDFVVIINAEKVALTGSKREQKIAYRHSGQPGGLTATSYTELLELNPEKAVMKAVAGMLPKNTLGRQQLSKLKVYRGAEHPHAAQQPVALELTQVAQ, from the coding sequence GTGCGCACGTATTCACCGAAGCCCGGAGACGTTGAGAAGAAGTGGTATGTCATTGACGCCACCGACGTCGTCCTTGGCCGTCTGGCATCTCAAGTTGCCATCCTGCTCCGTGGGAAGCACAAGCCCAACTTTGCTCCACATGCTGATACAGGCGATTTCGTCGTGATCATCAACGCTGAGAAGGTCGCTCTGACCGGCTCGAAGCGTGAGCAGAAGATTGCTTACCGTCACTCAGGTCAGCCAGGTGGCTTGACCGCTACGTCCTACACTGAACTCTTGGAGCTTAACCCAGAGAAGGCTGTCATGAAGGCTGTTGCCGGCATGCTTCCAAAGAACACATTGGGACGTCAGCAACTTTCCAAGTTGAAGGTTTACCGTGGGGCTGAACACCCACACGCTGCTCAGCAGCCGGTAGCCCTTGAGCTTACGCAGGTTGCACAGTAA
- a CDS encoding DNA-directed RNA polymerase subunit alpha — translation MIIEQRPTLTEEKISDTRSRFTLNPLEPGFGYTLGNSLRRTLLSSIPGAAVTSIHIDGVLHEFSTIEGVKEDVAQIILNLKDLVVTSENDEPVQMYLRKAGPGQVTAEDITPPAGVEIHNPELLIATLNEKGKLEIDLTVERGRGYVSAQQNNSPDYEIGRIPVDSIYSPVVKVSYKVEATRVGQRTDFDKLIVDVETKPSMAPRDAFASAGKTLVELFGLTTELNQEVEGLELKEAPVVEQQSSDLQRPITILNLPARSQNCLQREGIHTIGELVLRSEADLLDIRNFGAKSIEDVKDELAKLDLRLKDSPAGFMSGFGEESYGMHFSDETQA, via the coding sequence GTGATCATTGAACAGCGTCCTACGCTAACCGAAGAGAAGATTTCGGATACCCGTTCGCGGTTCACGCTTAACCCGCTCGAGCCTGGCTTCGGCTACACGCTCGGCAACTCGCTTCGTCGTACGCTGCTCTCGTCCATCCCAGGCGCAGCAGTTACCTCCATCCATATCGATGGCGTTCTCCACGAGTTCTCCACCATCGAAGGTGTGAAGGAAGACGTCGCACAGATCATTCTTAACCTGAAGGATCTGGTTGTGACCTCTGAAAACGATGAACCTGTACAGATGTACCTCCGCAAGGCTGGTCCAGGTCAGGTCACCGCTGAGGATATTACTCCGCCAGCTGGCGTAGAAATCCACAACCCAGAGTTGCTCATCGCCACCTTGAACGAAAAGGGCAAGCTTGAAATCGATCTGACCGTGGAACGCGGCCGTGGCTACGTTTCCGCTCAGCAGAACAATTCGCCAGACTACGAAATCGGCCGTATCCCGGTTGATTCGATCTACTCCCCGGTAGTAAAGGTTTCGTACAAGGTTGAAGCTACCCGTGTTGGACAGCGCACTGATTTCGACAAGCTCATTGTTGACGTCGAAACCAAGCCGTCCATGGCTCCTCGTGATGCGTTCGCATCTGCAGGTAAGACCCTCGTTGAACTCTTCGGTTTGACCACCGAACTCAACCAGGAAGTTGAAGGCCTGGAGCTCAAGGAAGCCCCAGTTGTCGAACAGCAATCGTCTGATCTGCAGCGCCCAATTACCATTCTTAACCTCCCAGCTCGCTCGCAGAACTGCTTGCAGCGTGAAGGCATCCACACGATCGGTGAACTCGTTTTGCGTTCTGAAGCCGATCTGCTCGACATCCGTAACTTCGGTGCGAAGTCGATTGAAGATGTGAAGGATGAGCTTGCAAAGCTTGACCTGCGCCTCAAGGATTCCCCAGCTGGATTTATGTCTGGTTTCGGCGAAGAATCGTACGGAATGCACTTCAGTGACGAAACGCAGGCCTGA
- a CDS encoding electron transfer flavoprotein subunit alpha/FixB family protein, translated as MTNAWIITTDSRIDGILTLMADQFDDVTAIVLGSADISGVHSAMRIEHDANIPAETYAGAVADIIANNPGVVIARQGAAERVIATAVAARLQAPIVTDVRELGANHAVVSRFGGISMENLEFTGPIVAMVDGGGTPEGAAVDTSKVEAHGYSATVTAKDTNDGEQTDISSAKKLVAVGRGFAEEKDVDLARSLAAAMGAEIACSRPLAEGNGWLSRETYVGISGQRVAPDVYVAVGISGQIQHTAGMDESKIVVAINKDDKAAIFDIADYGIVGDLYDVLPALTKALES; from the coding sequence ATGACAAACGCATGGATTATCACAACAGATTCACGTATCGACGGTATCTTGACACTCATGGCCGATCAGTTCGACGATGTTACGGCGATCGTCCTTGGCTCTGCAGACATTTCAGGTGTTCATTCCGCAATGCGTATTGAACATGATGCGAACATTCCTGCAGAAACTTATGCTGGCGCTGTTGCTGATATCATCGCAAACAATCCTGGTGTTGTGATTGCTCGCCAAGGTGCAGCAGAACGCGTCATTGCAACAGCAGTTGCTGCACGATTGCAGGCGCCTATCGTGACAGACGTTCGGGAACTAGGTGCCAACCACGCCGTCGTATCCCGTTTCGGGGGTATTTCCATGGAAAACCTCGAATTTACTGGGCCAATCGTGGCGATGGTAGACGGAGGCGGAACACCTGAGGGCGCCGCAGTAGACACTTCAAAAGTAGAGGCACATGGCTATTCGGCCACAGTCACTGCCAAAGACACGAATGATGGAGAACAAACCGACATTAGCTCTGCGAAGAAACTCGTGGCAGTTGGCCGTGGATTTGCAGAAGAAAAGGATGTGGATCTGGCTCGCTCCCTTGCCGCCGCTATGGGTGCAGAAATTGCCTGCTCGCGGCCACTTGCAGAAGGAAACGGCTGGTTATCGCGTGAAACCTATGTTGGCATTTCTGGACAGCGTGTGGCCCCGGATGTATACGTAGCAGTAGGTATTTCTGGCCAGATTCAGCACACTGCTGGCATGGATGAATCGAAGATTGTTGTTGCTATTAATAAAGACGACAAGGCAGCAATCTTCGATATCGCAGATTATGGCATTGTTGGAGATCTCTACGATGTACTGCCAGCCTTGACGAAGGCGTTGGAATCGTGA
- the rpmJ gene encoding 50S ribosomal protein L36, protein MKVKPSVKRICDNCKVIRRHGRVMVICDNPRHKQRQG, encoded by the coding sequence ATGAAGGTCAAGCCAAGCGTTAAGCGCATTTGCGATAACTGCAAGGTTATTCGCCGGCACGGTCGCGTCATGGTTATCTGTGACAACCCGCGCCACAAGCAGCGTCAGGGCTGA
- a CDS encoding FAD-dependent oxidoreductase, translating to MSEIEYDFDVIVVGGGIAGSVCAYLLAQEGREVLLIERGVEAGTKNLSGGIFYCRVMEEIFPDFANTAPVERRITRNCLSFLNKESAVNIDYWDNRLAEPVNAVSVLRAKFDPWLAEQCENVGVTVMPGIKVDELLQDSGKVIGVRAGEDELRARVVVAADGVNSFLAQYANLRQKDPASCFGVGVKSVIHIGEKAVKERFNLSGDDGAAYAIVGDCTQGVAGGGFMYTNKDSVSIGVVMMLDDMKKHDLASSDIHDHFLNHPFIAPFLEDGELLEYGCHLVAEGGKKMQHDLVHDGLVLIGDAAGFTLNTGFTVRGMDLAAGSARCAARAISEALEKGDYSQAALQKYVDYTNESFVGKDMETFKRAPEFLEHNKEMYGRMGEMIANVFFGIYNLDLSPRKSLMKTAWGAFKQSGMKVTRLARIGIEAVRAL from the coding sequence GTGAGTGAAATAGAGTACGACTTCGACGTTATCGTTGTAGGCGGAGGTATAGCAGGTAGCGTATGCGCGTATCTCCTAGCGCAAGAAGGACGTGAAGTCCTGTTGATCGAACGCGGTGTAGAAGCAGGGACGAAAAACTTGTCCGGCGGTATTTTCTATTGCCGCGTTATGGAAGAAATTTTCCCTGATTTTGCAAACACTGCTCCTGTGGAACGAAGGATTACTCGCAACTGTTTGAGCTTCTTGAATAAAGAATCCGCTGTCAATATCGATTACTGGGACAATCGCTTGGCCGAACCAGTGAATGCAGTTAGTGTCCTTCGTGCGAAGTTTGATCCATGGCTGGCTGAACAATGTGAAAACGTTGGAGTTACAGTCATGCCAGGTATCAAAGTTGATGAATTGCTACAAGATTCTGGCAAAGTTATTGGAGTGCGTGCCGGTGAAGACGAGTTGCGTGCGCGCGTCGTCGTTGCCGCAGACGGGGTTAATTCGTTCCTGGCTCAGTATGCAAATCTTCGACAAAAAGATCCTGCTTCGTGTTTTGGGGTAGGAGTTAAATCGGTAATTCATATTGGAGAAAAGGCGGTTAAGGAGAGATTTAATCTTTCTGGAGACGACGGAGCTGCCTACGCCATCGTTGGTGACTGCACACAAGGCGTCGCTGGTGGTGGGTTCATGTACACCAATAAAGATTCGGTATCTATCGGCGTCGTAATGATGCTCGATGATATGAAGAAACATGACCTAGCATCGTCTGATATACACGATCATTTCCTTAACCATCCATTTATTGCACCGTTCCTAGAAGATGGTGAGCTCCTCGAATACGGCTGTCACCTTGTAGCTGAAGGTGGTAAGAAAATGCAACATGATCTCGTACATGATGGGCTTGTTCTGATCGGTGATGCGGCAGGTTTCACTCTCAATACGGGCTTTACTGTACGCGGCATGGATCTTGCGGCTGGATCAGCACGCTGTGCGGCTCGTGCGATTAGCGAAGCCTTAGAAAAGGGTGACTATTCGCAAGCTGCTCTCCAAAAATATGTGGACTATACGAATGAAAGTTTTGTTGGTAAGGATATGGAAACGTTTAAACGTGCTCCAGAGTTCCTTGAACACAACAAAGAGATGTATGGCCGCATGGGAGAGATGATTGCCAACGTATTCTTTGGCATCTACAACCTCGATCTCTCTCCACGCAAGAGCCTTATGAAAACTGCATGGGGAGCTTTCAAACAGTCAGGTATGAAAGTGACTCGCCTAGCGCGAATCGGAATTGAAGCAGTGAGGGCACTCTAA
- a CDS encoding electron transfer flavoprotein subunit beta/FixA family protein, translated as MSIVVAYKYAANPQDASVASNGAVDWTRAKSSVAEYDSVALTLAREIADKVGTDVVGISVGKSDVASSLAKKNALSKGLDSALVVADDETATWSATGIASALAELVKRVEGADLVLTGDSSIDEGARLMSGLIAGFLNWPAFQNVVSVDKTPEGYSLVQQDGQGLRTILITGPVVVAAASDAVVAKVPSMKDILAAGKKNLETVAIADMEIVRPDIRIASTNKPQMRARKNITFAGESAVTELVAALKNDGVL; from the coding sequence ATGAGTATCGTTGTTGCTTACAAGTACGCGGCAAATCCACAGGATGCCTCTGTGGCAAGTAATGGGGCAGTTGATTGGACACGCGCGAAAAGCTCAGTTGCTGAATACGATAGCGTTGCATTAACCCTAGCGCGAGAGATCGCAGACAAAGTTGGTACCGATGTTGTCGGCATCTCCGTAGGCAAGAGCGATGTTGCTAGTTCATTGGCAAAAAAGAATGCGCTGTCGAAAGGTCTTGATAGCGCACTCGTTGTAGCAGATGATGAAACAGCAACATGGTCTGCCACCGGCATCGCAAGCGCATTAGCAGAACTAGTTAAGCGAGTAGAAGGGGCCGATCTGGTTCTTACGGGCGATTCTTCAATTGATGAAGGTGCTCGTCTCATGTCGGGATTGATCGCCGGGTTCTTGAATTGGCCAGCATTCCAAAATGTTGTTTCTGTAGATAAAACACCCGAAGGCTACTCACTTGTCCAGCAGGATGGACAAGGACTTCGCACCATTTTGATTACGGGACCAGTTGTTGTGGCTGCAGCATCGGATGCAGTTGTTGCCAAAGTTCCGTCGATGAAAGACATTTTGGCGGCTGGAAAGAAGAACTTGGAGACAGTTGCTATTGCGGACATGGAGATTGTTCGTCCAGATATTCGAATTGCTTCGACGAACAAGCCTCAGATGCGGGCCCGTAAAAATATCACGTTCGCGGGCGAATCGGCAGTCACTGAGCTTGTGGCAGCACTCAAGAATGACGGCGTTCTCTGA